A region of Halalkaliarchaeum desulfuricum DNA encodes the following proteins:
- a CDS encoding helix-turn-helix domain-containing protein, with protein sequence MREANVSVSDGEFEAMGIGELIALGREAGIREFEELACRGTGAIVQVVVESRYDEERLAELSCVDDWEYVSETDDGHLYVIEFTAPELPESLASAAEDLIGTCDPELSAEETTMSLVGSQESISGTIREYEAAGVSPDLRKLGSYEGTDNPGDTLTDRQHEVIQTAYDMGFYEVPREASTDDVAAELDLDPSTVAEHLQRAERNVLSEILE encoded by the coding sequence ATGAGAGAAGCTAACGTCTCTGTCAGCGACGGGGAGTTCGAGGCGATGGGGATCGGTGAACTGATCGCGCTCGGACGGGAGGCGGGAATCCGGGAGTTCGAGGAACTCGCCTGCCGGGGCACCGGCGCGATCGTGCAGGTAGTCGTCGAGTCGCGGTACGACGAGGAACGACTCGCGGAGCTTTCGTGTGTCGACGACTGGGAGTACGTTTCGGAGACGGATGACGGACATCTGTACGTCATCGAGTTCACCGCGCCGGAACTCCCTGAGAGCCTCGCATCGGCGGCCGAAGACCTGATCGGTACCTGCGATCCGGAGCTTTCGGCGGAGGAAACGACAATGTCGCTCGTCGGTTCCCAGGAGTCGATCTCCGGGACGATCCGCGAGTACGAAGCAGCGGGAGTGTCTCCCGACCTCCGGAAACTCGGGAGCTACGAGGGAACAGACAATCCGGGGGATACACTCACTGATCGCCAGCACGAGGTTATCCAGACCGCCTACGACATGGGTTTTTACGAGGTCCCACGCGAAGCCTCGACCGACGACGTCGCCGCCGAACTGGATCTCGATCCCTCGACCGTCGCGGAGCATCTCCAGCGCGCCGAGCGGAACGTACTGAGTGAGATCCTCGAGTAG